The DNA window TTTAAACGCAAGACCTGCTTGCTTGGCTACTCGCAGGCTTTCATCTGGGTAATTTCAGCGTCACGGGGCAGGACTCttctgtggtttaaaaaaaaaatgtttctctttgttttaaaatgacatcTTTACATTGTAGTGGTGTTTCTGGTGGCAGGGTGAACTTCAACAGCGTTCTGGTTATCCCCAGATACAGGCTTGCATCAATGAATTTGTGACAGAcaagaaaatggcaaaatcGTGTATCTTAATGTTACCTCCGCTGCTTTGTGAGTAGTGGCAAAATGCTGGCAACACAGCTCAGCACCGAGTCCTTCTTGTGGAGCTCATAACGAACAGAGAAGCAACGCAGAGCTGAGCCCATAATCTGCAAAACTGAGGCTGGTGATAAGAGTGAGACTTTGAGAACGCGATGTGGGATATTTCCGATGTTTTGAGGAAGTACCTGACTTGtggctttttcttccagcttaTAAAACTGTTTCGGGTGTGAATGGTCCCCTGGTTATCTTGGATCAAGTTAAGGTAAAGACAAAGATTCTTAATGAAGTTGTTGAGGGATATTTTCCAGGGTAAGCTGCAAGAGTTTAAATGCAGACTGTTGTGAAATTTGCGGGTTGCCTGAGTAATTTAAATGCTAGATATGCTTTTGactgctgaaataaaagaaaataagcacaTTGGTATTCAAGCTAAAGAGTTGTCCCAGTGCCAGAAGAAAGGGATGAGTAGCTGAAGCTgttgaggagaaggaaaggaaacattCCAGTTCTGCCAAACTCCCCCAAATGTTGTCAAActtaaatgaagaaacataTATAATCACTTTGTTCTTGATCTTTTTGTTATTATAATAGTGCCATTAAAAAGGGAACTATAAACAGTTTTAATGGATCTTTCTTGctcattttcagtttcctcGATATGCAGAGATTGTCCACTTGACTCTTCCTGATGGCACAAGAAGAAGTGGACAGGTTTTGGAAGTCAGTGGCTCCAAAGCTGTTGTTCAGGTAAGACTAGGGACTGTATTGTCTCTGgatgcaacagaaaaatgttttattaatcaGTGTGTGTTTGAACTTTGTCAGATGTCTTGTGATGCATTTTTTGtactgtaagtaaaaaaaaaaaaaaaataaaaatccacttATTCCAAGTGCAAATGGTATGAATAATTTCAGAAGATTGAAGACTAGAGCGGAGAATGACATCTTTTTCTATTTGCACTCTCTCAACACCCTGATTCCCTTGCAGCTAGATTAAGGGAATCATACTATGTTTGTACAGCGTTAGGTTCAGGATCAGCTCCTCTGATATGTAGATGCAGGTATGTCTTCTAGGCAGCTGTTTCCTGTTAATAACAGTTCTTCTTATCTGAAGAACTTTACTCCGTTGGCAAAGGAAAATACTTGAGATCAAAAGAATGGCACTGGGTTTGTTGGTTGCTGATGATATACCTCATGAATTTTGTTTAAAGTAGGTTTTTATGTCATGTTTTGTACTAGTGAGCTGCTTCTGAAATCCTCTGCTAGCAGGGGActgccttgcttttcttccctccgGCTGATCAAATTCTCAAGCTGTGAGGCAGCATTCTCGTGCattattttgtaaaacacaATACTActttttcttgtgcttcttttttttttcctggtatttttaCAGGTATTTGAGGGAACTTCAGGTATTGATGCTAAGAAAACATCTTGTGAATTTACTGGGGATATTCTTCGAACCCCTGTCTCTGAAGATATGCTTGGTAAGTACTTGCGTCTTGCTTTGAAGAGTGAACAGACTTACTACCCACTAACTTACTTTCGCAGTAACTTACACGTCTATTTTATTGCTGCTTCTTGTAGGCAGAGTATTTAATGGATCAGGAAAACCTATAGACAGAGGCCCCATTGTTTTGGCTGAAGATTTCCTTGACATAATGGGTATGTTAATCCATTTCTGGTATGGAGTTGcatctgttgtttctgttttctgaatgttaCAATAGATTTGTTTTTGAACATAGGATCTAAACATTAGAAGGagtttaatctttatttttatttttctgtgcagcatCAAACTCGAATCAAATTCATATAAGTGCAGGTGGTTAGGGTAGAAGAAGGTAACTGTCTTTAGTGATGCTTGAAACCTGTTCAGAGAAGTATATGTAGACTCTTAACTGTATAGCCTCCAGAGATAAAAAGGTAATAACCTGACAGACTTTTCTTGAAAGCACTCTTAGCATTCGCATGAAAGTAGAATGCCAGAGTCTTGAGATCAACAAAAGGCTCAGACTTAACCAGATGTATCTAAAGATTTGTGGGCCTAAAGGTGCGGTTTCTAGCTTCTGACATGAGCCTTAGATCAGTACTGAAAATCAGCGATAGTTCGATCAAGGTTCAAACATGTATGTGGAATAACGTGTTCTCTATAAACATAACAGGTCAGCCAATTAACCCCCAGTGTCGAATCTATCCAGAAGAAATGATCCAGACTGGCATTTCTGCTATAGATGGTATGAACAGTATTGCCAGGGGGCAGAAAATCCCAATATTCTCAGCTGCTGGCTTGCCCCACAATGAGGTGGGTATTCAGTGCTGTTCTTAAAACTGCTAAAGCAATTTGCATTTCACTGGggttaaaaagcaagcaagttAAATTCTGCATCAAATATGCAGATGGACTAATAAGCTTTCTCCTTTAGATTGCAGCTCAGATATGTCGCCAGGCTGGCTTGGTGAAGAAATCCAAAGATGTGATGGActacagtgaagaaaactttGCCATCGTGTTTGCTGCTATGGGTGTAAGTCAATATTATTGGAGGAAAATGATGCTCAAGTAATAAGACAGTGCTGCGAGTAGCTGAACGTTGCTTTTTTGAAAGTGTTCTGGGTAGGTCGTGTGTGTAACCAAACGATACTAAATTGGCTGAATGGCTGGAAATCTCAAATAGATGGTAGTAGTGTAACTGAGTGATTCTCTGGTCaggataaaatattaaactttgTCCCTTGGGTGGACTTCTGTAGAAATAATTCATTCAGTTGGGATTGCAGGGGAGTCTTCGTGGTATAAAGAGCTTTGCTTATGGATTAGTAATAAGGTGTTTAGATCTGCAGGATGCTAAAATCTGGTCTGGAACTGATGCTTTAATATTATGATTCAGGTGAACATGGAAACTGCTCGGTTCTTCAAATCGGACTTTGAGGAAAACGGGTCCATGGACAACGTGTGCCTGTTCTTGAATTTGGCCAACGATCCAACGTAAGTTGCCTGCGTTGGCTGGGAAAAGGCTGAGAAGAACAAATGAACTGGAAGCCAGAGCCTCACCGTTGACCTGCCAGGTGTCACTTAGGTTGACATTTTGCAGCGAAGCGTAATTTGCAGTGCTGGTGCTCCACTCAGTGCATGCAGTAGACTTTTCAGAGGGTTTTAATGTATGTAACTTCAAGCTGTTACTTTGCGGCCTTAAAGTACCTGTCATAAATAGGCCGTGCTGTTCTGTTTCAGCATTGAACGCATTATCACGCCTCGTCTAGCTCTAACAACAGCAGAGTTCTTGGCATATCAGTGTGAGAAGCATGTGCTGGTCATTCTGACAGATATGAGCTCCTATGCTGAAGCTCTGCGAGAGGTATGCATTTATTAACTCGTATGCTGGGTGTTGGCAGAAAGGGTTCATAGTATAAAGTGAATATAAATTTGTGCTCAAGCTGTTACAATTAATATTCCTTACAATGGTCTTAAATTAGCCAGTGAGGCTTTTAGTTATTCATTTATTGCCTAGAATTATATTCAGCAGTCAAAAAGCTATTGCTTTTTTCATAGCTAAACTTCTTTGACTAGTGGCATTCAGCAGC is part of the Cygnus atratus isolate AKBS03 ecotype Queensland, Australia chromosome 27, CAtr_DNAZoo_HiC_assembly, whole genome shotgun sequence genome and encodes:
- the ATP6V1B2 gene encoding V-type proton ATPase subunit B, brain isoform: MAAVRAAAAGRGLPNGAGPGGAREQAAVLVRDFVSQPRLTYKTVSGVNGPLVILDQVKFPRYAEIVHLTLPDGTRRSGQVLEVSGSKAVVQVFEGTSGIDAKKTSCEFTGDILRTPVSEDMLGRVFNGSGKPIDRGPIVLAEDFLDIMGQPINPQCRIYPEEMIQTGISAIDGMNSIARGQKIPIFSAAGLPHNEIAAQICRQAGLVKKSKDVMDYSEENFAIVFAAMGVNMETARFFKSDFEENGSMDNVCLFLNLANDPTIERIITPRLALTTAEFLAYQCEKHVLVILTDMSSYAEALREVSAAREEVPGRRGFPGYMYTDLATIYERAGRVEGRNGSITQIPILTMPNDDITHPIPDLTGYITEGQIYVDRQLHNRQIYPPINVLPSLSRLMKSAIGEGMTRKDHADVSNQLYACYAIGKDVQAMKAVVGEEALTSDDLLYLEFLQKFEKNFIAQGPYENRTVYETLDIGWQLLRIFPKEMLKRIPQTTLAEFYPRDSTAKH